GTGAATCAACTTATCTATGGAATGCTTCTGTTATGCGTCGTGTCGCGTTGCATTCTTCTGACGTTGGTTACAAAACACGTGTTATTCCGTAAGTAACGTATTTTCAGCATTTATTTCGTTATGTaagttatatacatatgtataccttCTTTTTCTACTacgaataaaatcataaaagacTGCGTTcccttttatgtaattatttttctgttttattgtCATTTCAGTGTAAGATTAAACATTCATTcttttaagtaaaaaatattattttatttggaatatgtcaaaaatttgttattataaaGCGAAACGTTAGCATAAATGCTAAAGTAATGCTAATCGTCAAAATATCCTTATAcagttcaattattttcaatcttaaaTAAACGATGTTCTTACCAACAGTAATGCTTATTTTCATTAATGCCTTATCTGTACATTAACAATTCACAAGAATTTAATGACCttataatatgtaaattatttgtacAAGTTAACTATCATATAAAATGAGTATGTTTTTTATATTCGAATTTCATTGCATAAACGAGCGTGTATCTTTGTTGGATTCGCTATTATACTCTCTTCATTTACATATACAGATGTTGTAATGTCATTTAAATTATGGTATATGGTTACagatatatgtatgtgtgtatgtatatacacgACAAGACACAAATTGACTGAAATATTAACAATGTTTAAGACTattaaacatttcattttttatgtattattcaTACAGTAAAACGTTAGACGTGTACATTCTGTCTCGCTTATATCTTTGTAATATATCACATCATACTAATCTTAAATATGatctaaatatatataaaattataattttcgtgACGTGTGAAAAAAATACAGAAGTGAGAataaattgtacatattattcaataaaattcatgCATATGTTCCATTTCTTTAATATGCATATACAACTGATTTATATTACgtgtatttgtatttatttaggtgttcattaaaatttttcttctaCAAATTCCTTTGCTctccatattattagtcgtatAAGATAAAATGTTCATAGTCAAAGATTTTTTCAACGAAAcaaacataattataaaataatgttttgcaacttaatatattttaacgaGTGAAAAATTGAATGACACACATTTTCTATGTTACAAAACAATTTCGTTTCTTCgtaatcttatttttataaataagatgGAAAGCACAAAGGTGTATAATCTGATATTTTAATGTTTACTACCTACACCTTATCTACAAAGCATGTATAGTATCAAATAATTGTAAACGGCTGACTAGACACATACCTACTGTGTAATAGGTAATTCGGATGTTATTGTATATTACTATCAGATCGTCAAGCATTGCGAGAAACGCATACAACAAAACTATGCTAATGACCGTAGATAACTGAAAAGTGAATGGAATATAAAAAAGTTCTACGCTTAATATATTTGTATGAAAAAATGTCTGtgctaaaaaaaaaatgttacgtGTGTGTAAATTCGAGAAATATATCTTATAAGAAAGTTGActgaattttatcatttttacataCTTTGTAAGGGAATGTGCAGATAGTAAACAAGtacaaagtattaaaaatttttgctaTTACATTTACACAGCATTGACTCACCAACATCGTGATAACTTTGTTTTTCGATACCCTCAAACATATTGCTTATATCAAGGGTTTTGGAAGATCTTTACTATTCATAATTTTGACAATCTTCACCTTAATTTTACATCGAAATGCATCAACGATACAAACGGGCAAAATTACGTAAGGCATGGTTCACGGATTTTGCACTCTCCGCCCTATGAACAaagaaatattatgaaaattttaatagatGGAAATATAacgttaataattataatttcatgtaCCTAGTCACCGTATTATGAAATTCAAAGAGTTGTTCGGGTTGTGCCGTGGGAGAACCACCCGCGTTTTGCGAGGGCATGGTTTTGATGGCTTCTTCTAACCATTTCGATAGCAGCtagataataaatattatgttaattattcgcgaaaaataattcattatttaataaaatctaaaTAAGTCTTACTTCTCTATTGCTTAGAGAAAGTTCAACAAAAACATCCGCTACGTCAGATAACATGTAAGACGACAGTGAAAATACTGATGCATGAAGTAACCTTACGACCAGTGTTTGCCCCTTCTCTTTTAATATACTTTGGACCAATTCCCTTCGCATCGCATAGTCTGCCCGGttcttaacaaataaaaaaatatataataaaagttaaaatCGTAAATCGGTCAAACAAAGCACTTGTACTTTCGATTTTAAATTACCTCATAATTACGTCCACAATGTAAAAGATCGTAGAAGAATTTCATTACCGATACATTTGCGTCTCTATGGTCTAAGCTGCAAGCCATCAAGGCACAGTCAATTATACTTTCTATCACAACTGAGTGTAAAAAGGGTATAGGAGCCCTTTGAAGGAACCTATTTTTAAATACGAACATATTTATTTggaaaatgaatttataatttataaactgcAAGAATAATGCAATTATATACCTTGCACATAATCTAAACAAATCGTCTACCGTATCAGGATGATTTTTCAACCCATCCTGCTGCTGAAGTATACTGAAGGTAGGCCCTAAAAATGCTTCCACCATTCTCAACAAACCTGAGACACATTCAGAATCTATAGCATATTCGTCAACTAATATTGAACCAAGATATAAAAAACAACTATGTTGGTGAGCTGCATACAATTGCACGAtctggaaatttacaaattaattaaagcATATTCTGtgtcatttataaataaagaaatacctGTTTGACGAGCGGCTCAAGTAGATGGGCGGAATGTTTTCCTACACAGCGAACGGCAAATCTCAAACAACGACAACACCTTTCCATCAGTTTTGCGTCATGTTGATATGTTGTGCATACGTTTGATAATATGGGCCACATCTGTATATAATAGCGGTATTAGTCAAAATAAAGCCATCTACTTATTATCGAGATTGTAATTGCGGTACTAATAGCAAAACCTACTTCAGTTACAGCACTTTGGCAAGGGTGAGGTTCGTTAGGATTATCAATTTGAGGATCAGTATGCCTAAATATAGCAGCTAATCTATCTAACCATATCACAGGATCAGTCTTTGTCCCTATTTCGATCGGTATTCTACGTTCCATAATTTCACATAACGGTCTCGCTTGAAACCAGCACAATTCCTTCATAGCTTGGGTAAGTTCTTCGCGCGGCAAACTCGACATGATGATTGCAACTCCtattgcaaaataataaaataatgtattaaaacTCTCTAAGTTAATCTActatttttgtgaaaataaatattgagtTACTTTACCCTTAAGTAATCCAATAGCTGCATCATTACTAATAGCAAAATTGTCAAGAGATCGTGCAATTTGCAATAATCCTGGAAAATGTGAAGCCATATGTAATGGGCAAGCTGTACAAATACTTAATAATGCTCCACAAGCAGCGCTTCCTAAGCCTTTTTGACTTAAACAAGTCAGGAGAAAATTTAAAACCGGTTCTGTAACAACGTGTAAATATGAACACAACATGACTAGAAGgaactattaaaaaaattgtttcaaagCTTTACCTAGCGATTGAGGATGACTATTTATCCATTCACAAAGTTCTCCCAGTAAAAGAATACTTGTATGACGAACTGCTATGTGAGTATTTTCTGGCAAATTTAAAATAGCCTCTACTACTTTTGGAACTACGTCATTTTCTTTCCTATAAGCATACGTCGTAAAATTTACATCGTGGGAGTAATACTTAATGCAAGTTTGATACAAATACTCacggtaaaatattttttgcaacaGCTTGCATTACAAACAGGGCTGCCTCGGTTGAATCCCATGTAGGTATATGATTAGGTTGACCCTGGGGGCCTGGACCACCCGTTAAAGAGGAAAACATTTGCCGAAAACAGTGGCTACTTCCAACTACAAACACCACATCTTTGATCAGTTCCGAAACACGATTTCTGAAATCTGCGAATTCCTCTCCACCAGCACCCTCTTCTACTAGACCCAACTGTTTACAAAATTGATATTTGTAGCATTGTTACACAGAaggtacaaattaaattaaatattacagcTACTAACATGATCTGGTTCCATTTGGCAGTGCCTACATAATGCTCCAATTAGTCTCTGAATATGTGGCCGAAATACGGCATTAAGGTCATCACTATTTTTTTGGTATAAAATTTCAGATAAACGATACCATAGATTAAAAGTTATTTGCGCCACCTGATACAAACGTAATATATGCTATCAACCGATAATAAACATtggaaataaaaaacaaataccTACTTCATAATCATGGTGTCCAACACAAACTAAAACAAGGTCAAGAATTTTAATAGCATAATGTTGTTTTCCTCCTACACAGCCATTTACCATGGTTTCTAGAAAAGTCTCAGCTAATTCCGTAAAAATGCGGCAATAATTTATTGATCTAAACAATATTAATGCAataatcaaataaatatttcatttaatttgtaaactCTACTGCATTTCTAATTACATAGAAGAAATAAAGTTTACTTGTCCATATCTTCGTGTGCAACAGATAAGTGATACGGTTGTTCTAATGCCATTACACTAGTGAATAGGAAGAGCTGCAATTGTTGTAACTGTATATCTAGCTCCTGATTTACATTACTATCTTTATTATCacgacttttactattatcTTCCTCCAGAACTTGCAGAATTACGCATATGCAATCTGCAGCTGCTTCGTGTAATTGAGATCCAGTCATATGATTCCCAAGTATCTAAAGGATAATGTATTACACGTATCATGTTCAAAATTTACTCAAATTGACTTATATTCATTATTGAAATAACTTACTTGTAGAGTATATACAATAACATCACTTGTGGGTACAAGAGGTATAGCATGTACCGCGATCCAACTTGTAAAACATCTAAGAATTGTTATACGAATTTGTACATTGTCTCCACCATTCTTTAAACACATTTTCTGAATATAGAACGAAGATtaataaaatgcaattaaaatattaatatttaaatacccTCACTAACTACTTACCAAAAATTCTGTTACTGTATCTGCACTTGCATTGAGTTCAAGTAATATATGTTGTCTACGATTAGCTCCTAATCTACatgatttgaataaaaaatttagttaaaaatgtaatcaaacatatttacagaatttttttactGTATTAAGATCATTATACCTGAGAGATCGTGAATTTACTTCTTCTGGCAATACTGTCATCACTTCAAGTAATGGCCACAAACTTGCAGTTGACCCACCAAATCTATTAATTAAATCAACAACTGGTTTTTGCCAGGTAGACATTTGTAACGCAAGATCTGCTAATGCTAAACATaactataataatttttcttatcattatgattatttaaatacataataacaatattacatTATATGAAATATGTTATGCAAAAACCTGTGTAACAATAGCAGAGTTGGTATGTTCAttaatttgggatatgtggttCATCAAGGAATCTCTTAAAGAAATATGAGCTTCTGCAGGTAATTCTTGAAAGCATAGCTGTATTTTGGTACGCATTGTTTGTGCAGCAAAATAACAAGATTGAATATCTCGTTTTTGCTGCAGCATCTCATCTGCTATTTTCCATGCAAATACCTAAAATAATACGTATATATGACAATCATTATATTTCcaatttattttctgtgttaaaattttgtactaTACGCATAAAAGCCAAGGAATAAAAGTTTTGCAATACAAGGTTAGAAAGTGTTCCATTTAGTTATTTCTTGATCATaactttacatataaatatcatgAAATTGTCAATAATTTCATAACTGAGATGTAAAAGTACAAAATAACAAACGTACGAGATCAGGAAATTCATAATAGCTATTACAAAAAGACCGCTAACGAATCATTTACCGATTTTTGTAGTTCGTCCAACCATTGAGATGTTTTTCCTGGTCCTGAAGGATTTGAATTATTATACAAAGAATATACAGCCTGGTAAACAGTTTCCAGGTCAGGTGGTGACTCCATTCTTCAAAAAACTATTATTTTCCCGATAATATCCATACAGTTAATTTCTACTGACAACAGATCAGTCGCGTTTCGTACCGCGTTACATACAATCTTTAAGTCCAACCTATACAATCACCAAAAAGTTCTTGTTCACGTTATCAGTGCTTATTCTGCTTTATCGACTTATAACaaatcatttttgtttattaaatcccatttatataagtaatataaaatatatacgacaaataagaatttgttaacgaaaaattatttcttataatCGACATATAGTTTCATTTACTTTATATCAATAATTTTCACATCGAATTTGAATTTGCATGGATTGTCATGTACGTACATATATCTATCAATCAGAATTTAGCTGATATATGTTATTatgcattaaatatttatataagattataaacattttttatattccaTTTAATATAAACTTATAATTCAGAAGAATGCACGACATTCGGTGTGTTGATTTATtccaataattttaaacaattgcaCAGAATTCCAAAAGTACATAAATAATTCTTTGTAAACTTATAGTATACATTTTTCCAAAATAAGAAGGAAAATCGCGCTCAAAAATGTTTACTTTCATTGCAAGCTGTTTGCTTTATTACAGAGCTTTTGGAGAAGTGTGTatcacaaattttcagaattgctACTTTTGTAATTCTCTACAACTCTACGATATTTAAACGCATTCCTGTATCAAAGATCTTGCGCTACCCTTGcagttgtattataattttacctCTAATTTGAATAATCTTTCAATACTTTATGTTATAACGTAACAGACTTTCAAATATCCCGCTTTCTATGCATTATCCACGAAGTATTTTATAAGAGAAGATATGTACACGTAGCtgaaaaatttcgattttcagtAGACATTATTCTATTGCGAGTTTTGTATGATCCGTGAAAGCGATGCAGCCGAGGTTCATGACTTTTGACAGTTGTGTAATAAACACAAGAAATAACATTAGAAACGTACAATGAATGATTATAAAATTCCGATAATTGAACCAACTATCGATTACACAAAGGTGCACATATTGGATTTTAGGTTTTACTTGAAACATCTATACGTCATATTAGAAACTCATGTTTCCACATTCTTTAAATCATAATTGTGTTTCTACTATCAGGTTCCACCAATCAATCAAAAGAGAACGATTTCCTTTATCAATCATTTTATTGTACATACTGTAACATTTCTTAATAAGTTTGCTATGTCATGCGAAGAAAGACTGTTCGAGTTTGAAAACAAGCTTCAAAAAATTGAAGCGtcattagaaattttagaatcttgggTATGTcaatcttttatattttaacaaataaacagAATTGTAAACAACATTTGACATACTTTATTtgaatgatttatttatttctcttagCTATCATCTGTACCTCATTTAGAACAAGACCAAAGCGCTAAAGATATTATAgaagataaaagtaataaacaaGAAGAACAACAAAATGTATCAAAAATAGATGAACCTGACAGTGTCAAAGAAGAAGAGCCTAAGGATACACAAATTGACGAGCAACCAATAAGTAAAGACCCACGTTacgagaaatattttaaaatgatacACTTTGGTGTACCAAAAGGAGCAATCAAATTGAAGATGGAGCAAGAGGGATTGGATCCTTCCATATTGGAGTAAGTTCTAATTAATgttcttgaatttttcattAACACATGtcataaaatgtaacatatacgtatgttttaaaatttaacgGGGTCTTTCATGATGAGACAACGTTAATGTACTCATTAACACACTATTAATATAATACTTATTTGTTTACATTAACAGTGATTCCCAGCAAATAATTTCTAAGCAGAAGTCTACAAATAGTGGTGAGAGTAAAACAGATTAAATATTTAGTTATGCTATGTTAAGCACATGAACTATTTTCAcgttataaaatatagttaaaaaaaaaaataaacaactaTACAAATTCAGAaggatttatttcatttcttattaaatacatagagaaatttaatttacataacTTCACCCTAGAACTGAATCATTTGACCctggaaaaaatatttgagattAGTATATAAATCATACAGTAAGTTCATAGTAAATACTTGATGTAATATATTTACCTTCCTCTTTTTGTCACCACCTAATTCAAAATGCTTACATCTTTTAAGAGGAATCTGTTTTCTGTACTTGCATTCTGTACATTCCATTCTTAAGACAATTTTCTTTGTAGTTTTCGCCTATTTTAAGAATATAATGATAATATTATCAATGCCATAATTTACACTTTATAATAGTTAATTAATACTTCGACGAATTTACCTTTTTTCTGAAGATAGGTTTGGTTTGACCACCAAAACCTTGTTGTTTACGATCGTAACGTCTTCTACCTTGTGATGCATGACGTTCTTTGCTTTTCTTGTACTGTGTTACTTTATGAGGCTTGTGTACTTTGCATTTTTTGCAAAAAGTGCGCCTTTGTTTTGGCACGTTAACCTGAAAtcgtaaaaatattacaaaatacaaaacaTCGTGCATATTATTTCATCATAATTATCTAATGAAACTTATATCTTTTTAAATTGACAATTTCAATTATATCCAATTCTAAACATTCTTTCCTACTTTGTTCAATGCAATAGTCTTTCTATTTCACTTTAAACGATGAAACTTGTATTAATATTACAGATTGTCACTTATAGAGGTTATGTTGTCACTAATACGACACATCTCATGTTttataaaagtacaaaatattgattttattgagtTATAAATGACTATTCACTGATAAAATGAAGCTTTAGAACTGATACTATTTAAAGATTACGACCTTAGTTATggatatataatatacattctCACTTAAAACTTTACCTACCATCTTGGACGATTAGAAAAGAAAGGAAGCGTACTCTAACCGGAAATTGAAATGTACACGCTTTTGCGCATGCGCCTGTGTCAATGCtatataaaaatcataaattgaATGTTGttttttatctaaaaatataaacattggTTCAGtgtttaatataatactgttgtgcaaaattcattttgtataaaatcatGATAAAAATAGATGAGATTGTTTTTAATACATTTGAACGCAAAATTTCGACTTTATATACGCCATTAACAGCCAGGATCAAAATTGGTTTAATATATGACATcaaatcaataatatcaattatatcatgtaatttattactattttatgcttacattttacaaattatcacTTACTTAAATAGCTTAAAGCatatctagaaatttttaattatattaaaatcgaaacAACCGTACACAAACTTGCAAAAgaattaataaacaataatcGAGCAAAACTTTTTTCCCTTCGTCATTTATTGTTCGCTTCCGAAACTACGCAGCAATTGTTGCATATTTTGTTAAGCTTTAAGCTTCTTACCAAAAAATACTGATACATATTTTGCAATGTCCAGCTTACattgatttcagaatttagaaagtaGCATATTCAGCATTAAATTTTGGATGACAGGTGTGCGTCTGCGTCATTCAAAAAGTTATTCTTTCACTTATAGGGTAATTCCCGCCACGATGTACATAGTATGCCACGTTAAGCAAAAGTTTATCATTTCGAAcacgtataaaaataattaaattattttacatgaaATTATTGTTTTACAAGACATGTTCATTGATTTGTTAGTAAAAAAAACATTGAAAATGATCCAAATGTATCATAGCGTCACAGTTTATTCGAATCGAGCGTCATAGCCTCGAACCAGACGGCAAACTCAGGCCACGAACTCTCGAACCCCTCGTCCTCCGCaggatttaattttatttatacgtcAGATGGATGGATTACGCAGAAATCTTTGACAAGAAATAACAGAAGATTATTTAGCGTTCTAACGTTTCCATTTAGGTGCAGTAGTAGatcgaaaataaatattatggtTTCAACCAATCAGGCATTTATCGAGTTTCAAACCCGCGCCATCTTCATTTTTGAACAAAGCCAGGTTGGACGTGCTAGGAGTGAGCCGAGACCGGGTAGTAGTCCGCTTTGCGCTATTCGCGCTACAGTCGTCAGTACTCGGCACTCTCCGCTCCTGACTAGTTCGACTCGGTCTCACCCTCCTtccccctctctctctctctctcttttcccCCTCTGCCCCTTGGGTTTTCGCCTGACGACGCTGCTCTCTCGGGCATTTCGCCGGAAACCGACGCCGCGCGAGGACAGAGTTTCGTTACGCGTAATACGTTGCTCTATCTTTTCCTAACGTTTGTAAGAAGACCACGCAGGCATCTTGCTCAACGCATCTATTCATCATGAGCAGCAAAGAAAACAACGAGGTCGCCGTTGAGAAGGTGACCGAGAACGACAAGGCTTCCGGAGACGCGAAGTGCGAGATCAAAGGAATGAAGAGGCCGGCCGAGGTGAGTCGTTCATACCTTTTTTTCTTACCTAATTTTTCGTCGCGCAATATTCTTGACCTTTTTTTCACGGATTCGACGTAAGCATACGCGTACACACAAACCCCACGTACATGCCGGCTTGCACCATGCTTCCGCGCCACGCTGCTTCGGTCACGGCATCGTCTACGATTTCGCAGTCGTATTTATGTAAgcgactttgaaattttatgatcgtgaatttttttacaattgatTTTCTCGATTTATCGGACGTATTCCAAGATTcgcatttttaactttttagtaAAATCAGTTTCTGAATCGTATGTACGCGGTATCGTTGTAAATCTCTTGAACAATTTGGTGGGCGGGCAGTCGAGTGGCCGTTTCAACCGACTGATGGCATAGAAGAAAAAAAGGATGCCGGCCGGCATTTTCATTAAGCTTTATATGTTCAAAACACCGAGAAACATGATCGTATCTATTTATTTTCCTATTGCCCGTACGAAAATATACACGATCATAATGTTTTCCCGATCGAGCGCCAAGGGACGCCATCATATTTCGCGTGGCTCCCACGAGCCACGATGGTTCGGTTGATCACCCCTGTTGTTACAATGTCGTCTATAATTACCAATCTGAATTTAATGTTTCTACCTAACACCCGGATTTACGATTGTTCGGTTGTATTCTATGTGAAGATAAACACGATAATCGGGCGGGATCTTGCCTACTAGCGCCATGTGCTCATTTCGTACGATTTCGTGTTAAACGTTCTTATTCATAGTGTTTCGAGTAGATTTcgctataaatataatttacatcGATTGGTCACTCGTTTAGCGTAACAGACGCCATTTTTTAGCTAAAGTGTTACGGTTATAGGTAGGAAAAGCGAGCATCCCGCGCATTTTTCCGACCGCTGTTGCTGCCGCCACCGCCACCGCTCTGTGGGTTTCCATTATGGCGCCCGAAACCAAGCCCGCGTTCATTGTGCTTTCTCGCTCGCTCGTTCCATCATCTCCCTCCTTCCTTTCATCTCTTCTCATTCTTTCTCGCGCTATTTCTCTCTGCCTGTCCCTCtctatctttctctctctcactctgTCATAATTGATCGATAATTCGTTGTAAGAGGGTTAATCGTGTCCGACGGACGATCGATAGACTAACACGTATCTCTTTCAGGTCGACGTGTTGCTCTGAAATTGTTTACCGATCTGCGTGCATAAACACCGCGCTGAAGGCTTCCTTTCTCGCTTtacttctttctctttctctgtctctcttgtCTCCCTATCCGCGTCTCTGCCCGCGTTCGGTCGTCTCTTTCCATCGAAAACCCCACGCGCGCAGCCAGCAGCTACGCCATGTATTATATACCCATGCCTCTCCTGCTTCCCTGTCTTTCGTAGTATGCCGCGTAGTGTTACGAACCTTCGAGAAAACATCGTTGCGATTTTTCATCTTGAATCGGACCGACCGACCACCATTCGGCGTCGTGATAGGGAGCTGCTTATTTTTAGTCGATAATACGTCGTTACGACCGTTTCCATGGAAGTTACAAGGTGAAATTCTCAGCCGAAAATGCCGGTATTCTCGACAGTTTCCGTTCAAATTGATAGAGAGCGGTGTCTTCGAGCGGGAATTGTATGTCACGTGGAAACCATAATTATATCTCTGTCTATATACGTGGATCGAACATCGGTATTTTATTGCTACGTCTAACCACGTtcgttcaattatcaattgagagataagaaaaatttgataatacctGTTTGTTCTCTTTTTTTCATGCTTTATGTCGATTGTAGCAAATACAAGTAGTTATCTGCATGAAACTTGCTTTCATTTTGAATTGATACGTTACCGCTGTGCCCTGATTACGTGGTTACGTAGCAAATATGATGGATGTTATTTACTACTCGCAGACACTGATGCGAACGAATATGGAGGGCGAGAAAAAGGCGGGAGTTTTGAATAACACTTGAATACTCATCATCATGATCTACGAGACGTGATACGGTGCCTTTTATATTCGAatagataataaatataatattttcagtAAATAGCAATTCATGGAAATTAGGTTTTAACATATTGAATCAACTTTCATGATGAATTTAGTAAAgaatttaaatcaaattatcGATGGTTGCGAATTTCTTATTGCtgtcaattaatatatttttgtcgGGATTTGGAGGCTTCGATACTTCTCTGCTTCGATTCGTCGATGATTGTTTATTCGCATATAAAAACGGTTTTAATGATACAACATGGTCAAATTAATACGTGTTACAGAAGAATTATATAACGATTATTCATGACTAACTCGACGACCGAGAGAAGTGAAATGAGTCTATGCAATAGGTTATAAGCGTTGGGTTATCTGTAAAGACCTCGTGATTAGAAATAACGTGATAGgtaatcgtgtttgtgggatAATGAGTAACGAGTAGCATCGACGTTTCATGACCACTAGACCTCGGTACGTCACTGTCACTTGTCGTTCGTTGTGAACTACTCGACAACGCCATGAATGTATATAACGGTAGTAGCAGTTGCCAACAGATACTAGTTCGAAGAAAAAGCGCATCAAGTTTCAGAGAGACATATCATAAAACGCTTCTGTACTGTCTGAAGCACGGTGgtcttataaattacaaatgtgTTTTTACTCGCTGCACGTTAAGACATGAATATTGTTTGATGCGCGTCGCGCCTACGTTTCGTTACAATAGTTCGAGCAACGTTACGATAATAccattgatttttattatagaGATTAACTTGACATTGATATTGATACGTTATGCTTAGTCTTCAAGTTTATGAAATGAGATATTACGTTCTGTTTGATA
This Megachile rotundata isolate GNS110a chromosome 7, iyMegRotu1, whole genome shotgun sequence DNA region includes the following protein-coding sequences:
- the RpL36A gene encoding ribosomal protein L36A, producing MVNVPKQRRTFCKKCKVHKPHKVTQYKKSKERHASQGRRRYDRKQQGFGGQTKPIFRKKAKTTKKIVLRMECTECKYRKQIPLKRCKHFELGGDKKRKGQMIQF
- the Tnpo-SR gene encoding transportin 3, whose protein sequence is MESPPDLETVYQAVYSLYNNSNPSGPGKTSQWLDELQKSVFAWKIADEMLQQKRDIQSCYFAAQTMRTKIQLCFQELPAEAHISLRDSLMNHISQINEHTNSAIVTQLCLALADLALQMSTWQKPVVDLINRFGGSTASLWPLLEVMTVLPEEVNSRSLRLGANRRQHILLELNASADTVTEFLKMCLKNGGDNVQIRITILRCFTSWIAVHAIPLVPTSDVIVYTLQILGNHMTGSQLHEAAADCICVILQVLEEDNSKSRDNKDSNVNQELDIQLQQLQLFLFTSVMALEQPYHLSVAHEDMDKSINYCRIFTELAETFLETMVNGCVGGKQHYAIKILDLVLVCVGHHDYEVAQITFNLWYRLSEILYQKNSDDLNAVFRPHIQRLIGALCRHCQMEPDHLGLVEEGAGGEEFADFRNRVSELIKDVVFVVGSSHCFRQMFSSLTGGPGPQGQPNHIPTWDSTEAALFVMQAVAKNILPKENDVVPKVVEAILNLPENTHIAVRHTSILLLGELCEWINSHPQSLEPVLNFLLTCLSQKGLGSAACGALLSICTACPLHMASHFPGLLQIARSLDNFAISNDAAIGLLKGVAIIMSSLPREELTQAMKELCWFQARPLCEIMERRIPIEIGTKTDPVIWLDRLAAIFRHTDPQIDNPNEPHPCQSAVTEMWPILSNVCTTYQHDAKLMERCCRCLRFAVRCVGKHSAHLLEPLVKQIVQLYAAHQHSCFLYLGSILVDEYAIDSECVSGLLRMVEAFLGPTFSILQQQDGLKNHPDTVDDLFRLCARFLQRAPIPFLHSVVIESIIDCALMACSLDHRDANVSVMKFFYDLLHCGRNYENRADYAMRRELVQSILKEKGQTLVVRLLHASVFSLSSYMLSDVADVFVELSLSNRELLSKWLEEAIKTMPSQNAGGSPTAQPEQLFEFHNTVTRAESAKSVNHALRNFARLYR
- the CCDC53 gene encoding coiled-coil domain containing 53, whose protein sequence is MNDYKIPIIEPTIDYTKVPPINQKRTISFINHFIVHTVTFLNKFAMSCEERLFEFENKLQKIEASLEILESWLSSVPHLEQDQSAKDIIEDKSNKQEEQQNVSKIDEPDSVKEEEPKDTQIDEQPISKDPRYEKYFKMIHFGVPKGAIKLKMEQEGLDPSILDDSQQIISKQKSTNSGESKTD